The nucleotide window TTTGCACCACTGGGCGACGTCAGCCACGGAACGACGCCAGCGGCGGCCGGGCATGCGAAAGGCCGGCTCGGTGGGCTGGGGGAACCCGTGGCGAGCCGGCCTTTCTTGTACCGGACCCGTCAGTCCGGCGGCGGGCCCCTCGTACAAGGCCCGTCTTGATTCTCAGTGTATGAAGTGCCGGTAACGGACGCCATGGGGAGAACTACCCATGGCGGTATCCAGCCGCCCCGGCGTTCCTGCTACTTGGCCTGCTTGTGAGCAGCGCCGGCGTGCAGCGGCAGCCCGCGTGTCTCCTTCACCATGGTCACAGCCACGAAGGAGATGACGCAGAGCACCATGATGTAGACGCCGATCGAGATCGAAGAACCGGTGCCCGTCAGCAACGCCTCGGCAATCAGCGGAGCGAAGGCACCACCGAGAATCGCGCCCAGTGCATAGCCGATGCCGATGCCGGAGTACCGCACGTTCGCTGGAAACATCTCGGCGTACATTGCGGACATCGGCCCGTAGGACAACCCGAGACCGATCGTGAGGACGAACAATGCGACACCGTAAGCGAGAATACTGCGCGTGTCGATCATCAGGAACAGTGGGATCATCCAGACGAAGACGATCGCATAGCCGATCTGGAAGGTACGCACCCGGCCGATCCGGTCCGAGAGGATGCCTCCGTACATGGTGAAGATCAGCCAACCGAACGACGCGAGGAGGGTCGCGAACAGCACGGGTCCACCGGGCATGCCCAGCGTGCGCTGCGCGTACGCCGAGAAGAAGGCGATGAGTAGGTACCCCGCCGCGTTGTTCGCGATGAAGATTGCTGCAGTCAGGACAACCTGCTTGGTGTTGTGGCGGAACAGCTCCTTCAGCGGAACGGAAGACTCCTGCTTCCGCTCGGTCATTTCCTTGAAGACCGGGCTCTCAGCGACCGCCTTGCGGATGAAGTAGCCAACCACGATCAGGACCACGGAGAGCAGGAATGGAACCCGCCAGCCCCAGGCAAGGAAGTCTTCCTGCGACATGGAGGAGCGCAGCAGGAACAGCACCAGCGTTGCGATGATCATTCCAACGGGAACACCGATCTGAGGGTATGCGCCCCAGAAGCCGCGCTTGTGAACCGGAGCGTGCTCGACCGCCATCAGGGCCGCACCGCCCCATTCGCCGCCGGCCGAGAATCCCTGCAGGATGCGCAGCAGCATCAACAGGATCGGCGCCGCCACGCCGATCTGCGCGTACGTCGGCAGAAGCCCGATCAGAGCAGTGGCCGAGCCCATCATGACCAGGGTGAAGACGAGCATGGCCTTGCGGCCGATGCGATCTCCCAGGTGACCGGCGACTACCGCTCCGAGCGGCCGGAAGAAGAAGCTGATGCCGATGGTGGCCCAGGAGACCAGCTGCGCCAGGCCCGGGCTGTCCTCGTTCAGCGGCGCAAAGTACAACTGGGCGAAGACGAGCCCCGCGGCCTGCGCGAAAATGAAGAAGTCGTACCATTCGATGGTGGTACCAACCATGGTTCCGGCAACGACCTTGCGGTCCTCCCGAGACATGCGCTGCCGGGGGGCAGCCGTTGAAGACGTCATTGTTACTCCAAGTGGACGGACTGAATTACCGACAGAACGTTCGGTAACTGTGGTTCAGATCATACTCGCAATGGACACCGCGCCGCAGTAATTACCGGCAGCCGACA belongs to Arthrobacter tumbae and includes:
- a CDS encoding MFS transporter encodes the protein MTSSTAAPRQRMSREDRKVVAGTMVGTTIEWYDFFIFAQAAGLVFAQLYFAPLNEDSPGLAQLVSWATIGISFFFRPLGAVVAGHLGDRIGRKAMLVFTLVMMGSATALIGLLPTYAQIGVAAPILLMLLRILQGFSAGGEWGGAALMAVEHAPVHKRGFWGAYPQIGVPVGMIIATLVLFLLRSSMSQEDFLAWGWRVPFLLSVVLIVVGYFIRKAVAESPVFKEMTERKQESSVPLKELFRHNTKQVVLTAAIFIANNAAGYLLIAFFSAYAQRTLGMPGGPVLFATLLASFGWLIFTMYGGILSDRIGRVRTFQIGYAIVFVWMIPLFLMIDTRSILAYGVALFVLTIGLGLSYGPMSAMYAEMFPANVRYSGIGIGYALGAILGGAFAPLIAEALLTGTGSSISIGVYIMVLCVISFVAVTMVKETRGLPLHAGAAHKQAK